The Clupea harengus chromosome 22, Ch_v2.0.2, whole genome shotgun sequence genomic sequence TTCAAGTTTCACGCCCTTCCTCGTCACCTGGAGTGCTGACAGAATGGACCAAGCCAGGACAACGATATCCAAAATAGTTAGTTTCGCCATCAGGTTTATTTTCCATCTTTACATGTAAACTTTACTTGTGCGCAAGAAATGATATATCACAAAAATGATATTGGCCTTCTAGTGTTCAGTGGCTCTGCATTGTTGCTGAGAGAAATATCACTTGTAGACCTGTACGAAACATTGTTAGAGTAAAAATTGTGCAGGGAGATTTTTCTGATATTATACAAAGCATATAAGtatgttgtttgtttacataCTTGTCTCCTAGCCTATGTTTTTCTCAACCTTGACCTCTGTTCATACACCCAAACCACAGTTCAACGGGGAGCCCCGCTCATACACACGCTTCAGCCTGACCCAGAACATGGAGGGGGGCGACAGCCAAGTGGAAATGAAACTCTCCCctgaggtggaggaagagttgGAAAGTAACGGGGTGGGGGAGCACCTACACCACCACCCAGAGTCCTACCGGCGAAAGCCACAACGCACCCCCAAAAACATCTGCTTCCTGGTCGCGGCCACTCTGCTCGTCGTCATCATTGGTAAGTGTGTCCGCGTGCTCAGATGACAACAATTAGGCCTCGTGAGGTAAGAGTAGGAAGTGAAAGTCCCAGCAAATGTACCTTCTGATTTGAATAGCAAAGGAGCAATAGTTGGAATCTGCATCTATGAATGTCTATAAACTCTGATTTTGGTGCTGCTCACTTCTCTTTGTGGCCGTCCATcgcagttttgtgtttgtttcattctctcatcctgtctctctctttctgttaataatcattttttctcttttcgccttctgatctctctctctatcgctattcctctctgtttctctctctctaccccttccCATACCTTGTCTATTTCTAGGCTATCTAATTGGATACTTGGTTCATCGGAAGCAGGATAAGGCCTCACCAACTTGTGACCGTGCCGTCAGTGTGTCTACGGATGAAGAAAGCAGTCAGCCTGAATCATTTGCACCTAAACAACTAGACTGGGGCGAGGTCAAAGGCATGCTAGGAGACAAGCTGACAGTCAGCCGGATTGAGGCCAGTCTGAGGCAAGTGTGCGCTCAGTTTGATATTAGTGCTGTTTTAACGGTACTTCTGGAGATGCGTGCCCTCCACTTTTAGGTTATTGTTATTTAGTATAATCTCATTAAACTTTGGTACTTTGTGCTTTGACCTTCAGCAGGCTTCCTATGCTCTGCCATGATGGTTAGTAGAGCTTTTGTGATATGACTATGTATCGTTGGAATGTGATACTATTCTTCACAATACTGTACAATACCTCCTGCAGTACCTACTTAATGCATGTAGTAGGAATGAAATTACAGACTTCTATCATATGAAATTGTTCTTCTAAAATATTACGTAAAAAATAGTTTTCGTACAAAAATTACTTTCAGTAGTACTATGGTGATACTTTTATAatattgtgatgtgttgtgtcaTTCAATATATATCCTGATAAGAATCTTTCATTGCATCAGTTTTGACGCATGCATTTTGAACTGGATAGTAAATGACTCttgatccatccatccatccctctcagACTGTGGATctcagtcgctctctctctctctctctctctctctctctctctctctctctctctctctgtatctctattTCAGTCCTCTTTATTCACTCCTTATTCTCTCTGTTTGGAATCAGTGAGTTTGCCAGTGTTGACCACCGGGCTGGATCCCCTGGTGATGAGGCACTAGCCAACAAAGTGCTGAGGAGGTTCCAGGAGAACAACATGAAGACCTGGAATGATGAGCACTACGTGAAGCTGCAGGCTCCACCTACCTCTGGTTCCAACACGGTCACGTTCCGTGGCCAGAGCCTGGGCTCCATCCAAGGCTACCTGGCCTACAGTGCCACTGGAAAAGCAGAGGTGATTAATCCCACCACCCTTCACTTTGGTATTCTATAACCACACACTATGCAGGCATCGTTAGGGGAGATTAGGGCAGAAGTGCTTAAGTTGGTTATAGAAGTGTGTTCACTTTACATGTTCTTTAGGTGTCAAGGTGCCAAGCCAGTTTATGAATACAGCTAACTGTCATGGgatagcatgtagcatgtagcatgtagtaTGATGTAGTATGCTGAAGAGACTGTCCTAGTAATGTGTTGTCTGACTGACTTTCAGGGTGCTGTTTTGTATGCTTACTATGGACGATTGGAAGACTTTGCTGACCTGAAAGACCTGAGCATTGACCTGAATGGGAAGATCATCCTGGTCAGAGCTGGAGAAATAAGTTTTGCGGAGAAGGTCAGTGTCGTATGGTCAAAATAGAAGAaccagatacagatacagagtgGTGATTACCCTAATTGCAGCAATTTTATATTAGTTTTTAATTTGATATTGAAGTGATTTATTACATGCAGCCACACATATAAGGGATGATGAACATACATCTGTCACAAATTGTACTAGACTAACCAATTTTAGCCATATTACATGTTCCCTGTATTAGTCCTTGACATTGCTGTATTTTCTAGGTGGATAATGCTGCAAAAATGAACGCAAGTGGTGTCCTGATCTACCCTGACCCAGCTGACTATGACCTTAGTGATACAACTCAGCTGTTTGGCCATGTAGGTGCCCGTTTCTTTCCCATGACAGCATATCTTAACCTAATTACCCTTAGCTGCTAAACCTCAAGTCTGATTTATCTTAGGCCCATTACACGTCATTTGACGGTTTTGAAAGGGCACTCAAATTGCCCTAGTTAGCTACTTGCCAGAAATCTATTTGCCCACTTGGCACGACTTTTGTTTTCGAACTCCACTATGTAACTGTCAGTAATTGTAAACTACACTATCTATTCCGAGGTTAAGTATTATACTTAAAATCCACCTAAGTAAGCACCTTGTTTTGGATCACCTTtaatcttctctctgtctcacgcaGCAGAATTGATGAATTCCCTCCAGTTGAAACTGCTTGATTTATCtggttattttgttttgtacttATTCCTCAGGTGCATCTTGGCTCAGGTGATCCCTACACACCAGGCTTCCCGTCATTCAACCACACCCAGTTCTCCCCTGTTCGCTCTTCTGGCTTGCCCAGCATCATAGCCCAGACCATCACTCCAATCATGGCCCAAACTCTGATGAGGTATTTTAAGCCATTTACAACATTGTGTCTGATCTCATGTATCTGCAGTGTACTTTATAAATGAAGGCCACATGTATCAGATGTGGAAGTGTTTAGGTTCAGAGAGTTAAAAACTACAACCATCTTTTTTCATCACACCAACATACAACTGAATCAGTATTTGATCCTTTACCTGGCTCAGTAACCATTAACAAATTCTGCTgctacatgtacatacatgtaaGGAACATATACCTCCACAAAAGATATTTAGCAGTGCTGACTGAGGTGTTGCCCTGGTCTCAACAGCTTGTAGAGTGGCCACTTCTATGACCCTAAAATGGAGGACATCCTAAAGTTGTGCACTGCTATTTGTTATGTTGAAATTTGGTTGTCAAACTCACCGAGCTGACAAGGTCAACTCTAATGTTGACTACAAGGCACCCTTATCCATGCTTGTCATGGATTTACACGATTGAAAAGCAGGTCATCTCCAGATTTGATGGTTGCTACTTGTCTTACCCTGTGTATACTATAACTTACTTGGGCCCTAGCAGACCTCACTCTGAGAAGACAGTATATGCTTCATTGATAACTGCGTAAATGTTAGGAACACTTTAAGAAAAGTGAAGGAGATTTAATGAAAAGGGAGATAGTGTATGAAAATTGAATTAGTCTCCATGGCTTTAACATTCAGCTGGACATCATGCGGCAGTGCTGTTGAACTAGTGAAATACATGATGTTGCTTGAAAGGTGCTTGACCAAAATGACAtattacttatttttttttcaaaagaggATCAAAAAAGGTGTCCCTGATGAAGGACAGGGAAATTTGGGGAAAAACCTTGACCAAACATCTGACCGTCCTATTGCTCCATCACTAACTGAACCTACTGTCTGTGTAAAACGGTGTCTGTAATaccttaaccataaccataaccttaaccataaatcaGTTTGTGTGTAACTGTTGCTGACTATCTATATTCACCATTTTTTCCACTCCTCAGGGGTATGGAGGGACGGAATACTCCCCGCAGCTGGAAAGACGGCGGGCTGTCTGGAGTGCTGTACAAGCTGGGAGATCTCAGCGATATTGTATCTGTGGAGGTGAACAATGTCCTGGTGGAGACAAAGATTCACAACGTGTTTGGTGTCATCAAGGGTGTCACCGATGCAGGTAGCACTCTTTGCCAGATTGGTTTCTATTGTATTTCTGCCATTGAACTGACCCCACTTTATACCATAGAAGCTAGGACATTGTGTCTCCTAGCCAATCAGATGCCATTGTGGTTGGATGGATTGTTTCTTACCGAAAAGGAAAGAGACCTTTAGGTATCTGCTTGgacatctttttctttctctttgtgtgttctaGACCGCTATGTTGTGATTGGAGCGCAGAGAGATGCGTGGGGCCCTGGCTTTGCTAAGTCAACTGTGGGCACTGCTTTATTGGTGGAATTGGCCAAGGCCATCAGCGAAATGATCAGAGAAGGTAAAATCATTTATGTGTCAACCGTCAAGTGGAATCAAATGAAAGATGCTTTGTGTtataaaaactaaaaacacttttttttttacttcacacTTTACAACTTATTGATCCATCTATGCCAAGTGGTTGAAGTATGGTACATACTGGATGCCAAGGCTAATGTAAACTTAATGTAAAAGCTTCACAGatcttacatttagtcatttagcagacgcttttatccaaagcgacttacatatgtgcgacttacaatgtatacacattttacatttacactgatggcacactgcacatcaggagcaattaggggttcagtgtcttgctcaaggacacttcgacagggaatcgaactagcaaccttctgattactaaacgacttctttacctcctgtaccactgtcgccccatctTCCTTCATTCTGGAATTATTTGGCCACAGCTAGCATGGCCAACATGGTTTGCAGTGTGGTGGTTTCATtttcagatagatagatatactcTTCTGGAGATTTTGGTTTTTAGTGCAGCTTTGTTTCACTCACGCAGGCAGATTCATGCCCAGGAGAAGTTTAGTCTTTGCCAGCTGGACTGCTGGTGAATATGGTAATATTGGCGCCACCGAGTGGTTGGAGGTAAGAACTGACACTCTTTGCATATAACTTCACTAATGCAATAAATCCCCCAACACTAACGGAGTTCAGTATCTAGACATTGAGACTGAAATGTGTAATGTGTCTCTTTAGGGCTATTTGCCATCTCTGAGTATGAAGGCGTACTCCTACATCAGCCTGGACGGAGTAGTAACAGGTGATTGACTTAATTCATTGAATGAGTGGTTGTGTCGTTGCATAGCTAAATGACTGAAATATGTTTTTACATGTATTAATGCCGCACTCTTTGCACATGCAGGTTCTGACACCTTTAAAGCAAGTGCAAGCCCCTTGATGAACGGCCTCATTTCAGACACACTGAAGGAGGTGAGAATGCTGATGGACACTAACAGGCACTGTGTTAACTCAGACAGTGCCTAGAACATCATTTAATATGTATATACCTGACCAGTACGTTTTTATTTGGTCTTAGTAAGTGTTACATTATTAACATATATAATATTTTAGTGTGATGTGGTAGACATGAATAACACATGGATAGACTACTTTTGAATAGTGCTGTTATTTATTCCACGACAGGTGAACAGTGTCAGTAACCCTGGAAAAACATTATATGCGCTAGCGTCAGGGCCCAGCTGGGAGACATCAGTGTGAGTGAGACTAACATTTTGAAAGCAATAATATCGGCATTTTGGCTATACCGTTTAATGGTGTCAGCGGTAATGTAATGATAATGCTGGTTGTTGCAACAGTCTGGAGCCTCTGAAGATGACAAACCCTGCCTACCCGTTCATAACTTTTTCTGGGATTCCATCTGTTTCCTTCCGGTTTACTAAAAGCCAGGTGAGTCTGACCCTTTCACTGTTGTTTTCTTGCGTCattagtagggctgaacgattaattgcatttgcgattaaatcgcgatatgatagaacgcgattttctaaccgcaacgtttttttttttaagatggtatattttgcacacagtgtttaaaaagtgcatgcctagtgtttatacttaaaatgacttttttaaaattacttaaatgcacagtggcaaagccaccgatttgttgttcttgtttctgtaatgagcagttaaataaaaatgtaaaatgtgggaaagaatattttacactaaatgtatctaatattgtgttggtcatatttaaaacattcattacgttttgttgggggaaaaagaggataaaaaaaaaaaatcgca encodes the following:
- the tfr1a gene encoding transferrin receptor 1a isoform X1, which produces MDQARTTISKIFNGEPRSYTRFSLTQNMEGGDSQVEMKLSPEVEEELESNGVGEHLHHHPESYRRKPQRTPKNICFLVAATLLVVIIGYLIGYLVHRKQDKASPTCDRAVSVSTDEESSQPESFAPKQLDWGEVKGMLGDKLTVSRIEASLSEFASVDHRAGSPGDEALANKVLRRFQENNMKTWNDEHYVKLQAPPTSGSNTVTFRGQSLGSIQGYLAYSATGKAEGAVLYAYYGRLEDFADLKDLSIDLNGKIILVRAGEISFAEKVDNAAKMNASGVLIYPDPADYDLSDTTQLFGHVHLGSGDPYTPGFPSFNHTQFSPVRSSGLPSIIAQTITPIMAQTLMRGMEGRNTPRSWKDGGLSGVLYKLGDLSDIVSVEVNNVLVETKIHNVFGVIKGVTDADRYVVIGAQRDAWGPGFAKSTVGTALLVELAKAISEMIREGRFMPRRSLVFASWTAGEYGNIGATEWLEGYLPSLSMKAYSYISLDGVVTGSDTFKASASPLMNGLISDTLKEVNSVSNPGKTLYALASGPSWETSVLEPLKMTNPAYPFITFSGIPSVSFRFTKSQGSEEYPYFGTLYDTREKLESATFSNLPKVVRAAGQVAGHMALRLVHDHLLRLSVGAYDKIIRGHVIQINKKVNTLQESGRLPNNFTSKWLISAIGSYGRGARALVDTIDNSDLEDTEQCRMLNDRIMRVEADLLSPYVSPTKTPFRHILLGLGPHTFTALVDHLDVLKSSVGSDDVDKLLNQFALASWTLQACSNALAGEVWDMNNNI
- the tfr1a gene encoding transferrin receptor 1a isoform X2, which gives rise to MEGGDSQVEMKLSPEVEEELESNGVGEHLHHHPESYRRKPQRTPKNICFLVAATLLVVIIGYLIGYLVHRKQDKASPTCDRAVSVSTDEESSQPESFAPKQLDWGEVKGMLGDKLTVSRIEASLSEFASVDHRAGSPGDEALANKVLRRFQENNMKTWNDEHYVKLQAPPTSGSNTVTFRGQSLGSIQGYLAYSATGKAEGAVLYAYYGRLEDFADLKDLSIDLNGKIILVRAGEISFAEKVDNAAKMNASGVLIYPDPADYDLSDTTQLFGHVHLGSGDPYTPGFPSFNHTQFSPVRSSGLPSIIAQTITPIMAQTLMRGMEGRNTPRSWKDGGLSGVLYKLGDLSDIVSVEVNNVLVETKIHNVFGVIKGVTDADRYVVIGAQRDAWGPGFAKSTVGTALLVELAKAISEMIREGRFMPRRSLVFASWTAGEYGNIGATEWLEGYLPSLSMKAYSYISLDGVVTGSDTFKASASPLMNGLISDTLKEVNSVSNPGKTLYALASGPSWETSVLEPLKMTNPAYPFITFSGIPSVSFRFTKSQGSEEYPYFGTLYDTREKLESATFSNLPKVVRAAGQVAGHMALRLVHDHLLRLSVGAYDKIIRGHVIQINKKVNTLQESGRLPNNFTSKWLISAIGSYGRGARALVDTIDNSDLEDTEQCRMLNDRIMRVEADLLSPYVSPTKTPFRHILLGLGPHTFTALVDHLDVLKSSVGSDDVDKLLNQFALASWTLQACSNALAGEVWDMNNNI